TATCATCGAGCCAGTGCTTACGGCCGTCTAACGTGAACTGACGACATTCATTATCAATGCGCCCACGTAAATCAATGCTCTTTGTACACGGAGCCATGATACGATTCAGTTCCATTTTAACCAGCAGTTTTAGAGACGGAGATTCGCCTTCTGTCATTTGAGAAAGAAGGAATTCGAAATCTTCGGCGTGGTAGGCCGGGATAAGACGCTCTGCTACAGATAGAATTTCAGATTGCTGCATACTTTTCTTGTTAGAATGGACGGTGCATTTATGTTATCGACTAGTTTAAATCGATCTTTAAGTATAAGTGGTATGACTGCAACGTTTATTTTCACCCGTACGGTCAAATAAGTCACAAATTGACAACATCATTGTGTAACTGAGTAAATTATTGAGGTTTTATGGCTAAGGCAAAGCGAGCTTATGTGTGTAATGACTGTGGTGCTGACTTTCCACGCTGGCAGGGGCAGTGCAACGCATGTGGTGCTTGGAACACGATTACAGAAGTTAGGTTAGCCGCTTCACCTCAGGTAGCGCGTAATGAACGATTGAGTGGTTATGCTGGTGGTGCAACCGAGTCATCAGTTCAAACGTTGTCGGAAATCGACTTACAAGAAGTGCCACGCTTTAGCAGTGGCTTCAAAGAACTCGACCGCGTACTCGGTGGCGGTGTTGTACCAGGCGCTGCAATCCTGATTGGTGGTAACCCAGGGGCTGGTAAATCAACCTTGTTGTTGCAAACCATGTGTCAGCTTTCTTCTCAATTACCGACACTCTATGTCACAGGTGAAGAATCGTTGCAGCAGGTTGCGATGCGCGCTTCTCGACTTGGATTACCAAAGGAGCACTTAAAAATGCTCTCTGAAACCAACGTTGATAAAATCTGTCAGGTTGCGGAAAAAGAACAGCCAAAGATCATGGTTATCGATTCAATCCAAGTTATGCATGTCGCGGATGTTCAATCTTCACCGGGCAGTGTCGCTCAGGTTCGTGAATCGGCAACTGCACTAACGCGCTACGCAAAACAAAATAATGTTGCTGTGTTCTTAGTGGGACACGTAACTAAAGACGGCACCTTAGCCGGGCCAAAAGTGCTTGAGCACATAATTGACTGCTCAGTTCTATTGGATGGCGGAACCGATAGCCGCTTTAGAACATTGCGCAGCCACAAAAACCGTTTTGGTGCGGTCAATGAACTCGGTGTGTTTGCTATGACAGGCCAAGGACTAAAAGAAGTCAGCAACCCATCAGCGATTTTCTTGTCTCGTGGTGAGGAAGAAACCTCGGGCAGTTCGGTTATGGTTGTGTGGGAAGGTACTCGTCCACTGCTTGTTGAAATCCAAGCACTTGTGGACTATTCCCAGCTGGCTAACCCGCGTCGTGTCGCTGTCGGCCTAGAACAAAACAGGCTTTCGTTGTTATTAGCGGTGCTGCATAAACACGGCGGCTTACAAATGGCTGATCAAGATGTGTTTGTGAATGTCGTCGGTGGTGTTAAAGTAACCGAAACCAGTGCAGATCTTGCGTTGGTGATGGCTCTACTTTCAAGTTTCAGAGACCGTGCATTACCAAAAGATGTAGTGGTTTTTGGCGAAGTGGGCCTAGCGGGTGAGATTCGACCGGTACCGAGTGGGCAAGAGCGCCTTAATGAGGCATTTAAACACGGCTTTAAGAAAGCGATCGTACCGGCAGCAAACATGCCTAAAGGAGGCATTCCTGGAATGCAGATCCACGGTGTGAAAAAATTATCGGAAGCAATTAATGCTTTTGATGAGTTGTAATTGAGCTCACTTCAGCTACTCTATACAGCAGAAATTCAGTCTAACTTGAGCGCTATGTACGCTTTAGGTTAGCACTAAACTTAACAGTCACTTAGATTGTTTCTATAGATTGCCTTTTTCTATATGTTAGAAAAAGGCAAAGTTTTTTAGTCCCAAATGCATGCAAAGCTATCAGTCTTCACAGATTGTGATATACTCTGCGCGCATTTTATATCCTATTAACAGAGTAAGACAATGGCAGATTTATCGAAATACAGAAACATTGGTATTTTCGCGCACGTTGATGCGGGTAAAACAACTACCACTGAGCGTATCCTTAAGCTAACTGGTCAAATCCACAAGACTGGTGAAGTACATGATGGCGAATCAACGACTGACTTCATGGAACAGGAAGCTGAGCGCGGTATTACTATCCAATCAGCAGCTGTAAGCTGTTTTTGGAACGATCACCGTCTAAACGTTATCGATACTCCTGGACACGTTGACTTCACAGTTGAAGTATACCGTTCTCTTAAAGTTCTTGATGGCGGTATCGGTGTATTCTGTGGTTCTGGTGGTGTTGAACCTCAATCAGAAACCAACTGGCGCTACGCTAACGAATCAGAAGTATCTCGTCTGATCTTCGTTAACAAACTAGACCGTATGGGTGCAGATTTCTACAACGTTGTTGACCAAGTTAAA
This region of Vibrio sp. BS-M-Sm-2 genomic DNA includes:
- the radA gene encoding DNA repair protein RadA, which produces MAKAKRAYVCNDCGADFPRWQGQCNACGAWNTITEVRLAASPQVARNERLSGYAGGATESSVQTLSEIDLQEVPRFSSGFKELDRVLGGGVVPGAAILIGGNPGAGKSTLLLQTMCQLSSQLPTLYVTGEESLQQVAMRASRLGLPKEHLKMLSETNVDKICQVAEKEQPKIMVIDSIQVMHVADVQSSPGSVAQVRESATALTRYAKQNNVAVFLVGHVTKDGTLAGPKVLEHIIDCSVLLDGGTDSRFRTLRSHKNRFGAVNELGVFAMTGQGLKEVSNPSAIFLSRGEEETSGSSVMVVWEGTRPLLVEIQALVDYSQLANPRRVAVGLEQNRLSLLLAVLHKHGGLQMADQDVFVNVVGGVKVTETSADLALVMALLSSFRDRALPKDVVVFGEVGLAGEIRPVPSGQERLNEAFKHGFKKAIVPAANMPKGGIPGMQIHGVKKLSEAINAFDEL